The following are from one region of the Phormidium sp. PBR-2020 genome:
- a CDS encoding adenylate kinase, which yields MRLVILGGPGAGKGTQGKLLCDSLGIPWIATGEIFRRAIAADTPLGNQAKPYVEQGELVPDPIAIEFIRDRLSQADAAQGWLLDGYPRTAFQAEELDFLLQDMGQRLDWAIWLDAPVEVLMQRSLERSRDDDAPQIIRRRIDLFHQRTIPITGYYKPQDKLLRVDADRPLDVIQEDLLAQLKAPQP from the coding sequence GTGAGACTGGTGATTCTAGGAGGGCCCGGAGCTGGAAAAGGAACTCAAGGCAAGTTACTCTGTGACAGCCTGGGTATCCCCTGGATTGCTACGGGGGAGATTTTCCGCCGGGCGATCGCCGCTGATACTCCTTTGGGAAATCAGGCTAAACCCTATGTGGAACAGGGGGAGTTAGTTCCCGATCCCATCGCTATTGAGTTTATCCGCGATCGCCTCAGTCAAGCGGATGCGGCCCAGGGATGGCTTTTAGATGGCTATCCTCGCACGGCGTTTCAGGCGGAAGAGTTGGACTTTTTGCTCCAGGATATGGGACAACGCCTAGATTGGGCAATTTGGCTCGATGCCCCCGTAGAAGTTCTCATGCAACGCTCCCTAGAGCGATCGCGGGATGATGACGCACCCCAGATTATCCGACGGCGCATTGATCTATTCCATCAACGCACCATCCCTATCACCGGCTATTACAAACCCCAGGATAAACTGCTACGGGTGGACGCCGATCGCCCCCTAGACGTCATCCAGGAGGACTTGCTGGCGCAATTAAAAGCCCCGCAACCCTAG
- a CDS encoding dCTP deaminase, giving the protein MLKNDQWIKEQALKGMITPFEPQQVRTLDRKPVISYGLSSFGYDIRLAASEFRIFRHIPGKVIDPKNFDSDNLEPTGLHEDEFGSYFILPAHSYGLGVALEKLSIPENITVICIGKSTYARCGIIANVTPAEAAWRGYLTLEFSNSSSADCRIYANEGIVQIMFLEGNPCSISYEDRKGKYQDQPASVTLARV; this is encoded by the coding sequence ATGCTGAAAAACGACCAGTGGATTAAAGAACAAGCCCTGAAGGGAATGATAACACCCTTTGAACCGCAACAAGTCAGAACACTTGATAGAAAACCAGTCATATCGTATGGCTTAAGCAGTTTCGGGTATGATATACGACTTGCTGCATCAGAATTTCGTATTTTTCGTCACATCCCTGGAAAAGTTATAGATCCCAAAAATTTTGATTCTGATAACTTGGAACCCACAGGACTACACGAAGATGAATTTGGGAGCTACTTCATCTTGCCAGCTCACTCTTACGGATTAGGCGTGGCCCTTGAAAAATTGAGTATACCTGAAAATATAACCGTGATCTGTATTGGTAAAAGCACCTACGCAAGGTGCGGGATTATCGCAAATGTAACTCCAGCTGAAGCAGCTTGGAGGGGTTACTTAACTCTAGAATTTTCAAACTCCTCTAGTGCTGATTGTCGTATTTATGCGAATGAAGGGATTGTTCAGATAATGTTTCTAGAGGGAAATCCTTGTTCTATTAGTTATGAAGATAGGAAAGGAAAGTATCAAGATCAACCTGCTTCGGTCACCCTGGCTCGCGTCTAG